In the Victivallis sp. Marseille-Q1083 genome, one interval contains:
- a CDS encoding pyridoxal-dependent decarboxylase codes for MKTISLPSRPDTATLAHLTDCARALVDRQFHQMGYPFDQEVNLRDYYRWLAETGLADVTLINVGDPYKTEWDMLNTDEFERRVIDFLADSFGFNGSHWGFVTNGGTDGNMHGIYFGRKALAARSPLPPILYVSEEAHYSVKKLGDVQNIETRIIAAQPAGPMDIADFRRQLEPGRPALVAIAIGGTFKGAIDDQAGIAAVLAEIRPPAVYRHLDVALFGGYLPWLEDAEARRILQAEVQHFDSLAVSGHKFLAMNEPAGAFLCRKAVLDDLNAIEVPYLNGAIPTISCSRSGFDPLKLYWRVMTTGAEGFRAQAAHILAMTRLLQRKLADHQVPNWVNPWSNTVCFRRPAPEIVHRYCMACNDCRHFGPLAHVVVMQYFTPELVEQLAGDIAAHQ; via the coding sequence ATGAAAACCATCTCTCTGCCGTCCCGGCCGGACACGGCGACGCTGGCGCATCTGACCGACTGCGCCAGGGCGCTGGTCGACCGCCAGTTCCACCAAATGGGCTATCCGTTCGACCAGGAGGTCAATCTGCGGGATTATTACCGCTGGCTGGCGGAAACCGGGCTGGCCGATGTCACGCTGATCAACGTCGGCGATCCGTACAAAACCGAGTGGGATATGCTCAATACCGACGAATTCGAACGCCGGGTCATCGATTTTCTGGCCGATTCGTTCGGCTTCAACGGCAGCCACTGGGGATTCGTCACCAACGGCGGCACCGACGGCAATATGCACGGCATCTACTTCGGCCGCAAGGCGCTGGCCGCCCGTTCGCCGCTGCCGCCGATTCTCTATGTCTCGGAAGAGGCGCATTATTCGGTCAAAAAACTCGGAGATGTGCAGAATATCGAAACCAGGATTATCGCCGCGCAGCCGGCCGGACCGATGGATATCGCCGATTTCCGCCGGCAACTGGAACCGGGACGGCCGGCACTGGTCGCCATCGCCATCGGCGGCACGTTCAAGGGCGCCATCGACGATCAAGCCGGCATCGCCGCGGTACTGGCGGAAATCCGGCCGCCGGCGGTCTACCGCCACCTGGATGTCGCGTTGTTCGGCGGTTATCTGCCGTGGCTGGAGGACGCGGAAGCGCGGCGGATTCTGCAGGCCGAAGTTCAGCATTTTGATTCCCTGGCGGTTTCCGGTCACAAATTCCTGGCCATGAATGAACCGGCCGGCGCATTTCTCTGCCGGAAAGCTGTTCTCGACGACCTGAACGCCATCGAGGTGCCCTATCTCAACGGTGCCATTCCGACCATCAGTTGTTCGCGCAGCGGCTTCGACCCGCTGAAACTTTACTGGCGGGTGATGACCACCGGAGCCGAAGGATTCCGGGCGCAGGCCGCCCACATTCTGGCGATGACCCGGCTGCTGCAGCGGAAGCTGGCCGACCATCAGGTGCCGAACTGGGTCAATCCGTGGTCCAACACCGTCTGCTTCCGGCGGCCGGCGCCGGAAATCGTCCACCGTTACTGCATGGCCTGCAACGACTGCCGTCATTTCGGGCCGCTGGCGCATGTCGTCGTCATGCAGTATTTCACGCCGGAACTGGTCGAACAGCTGGCCGGAGATATTGCCGCGCATCAATGA
- a CDS encoding MerR family transcriptional regulator, translating to MTEEKQVYSVAELVDAVGVPRTTINDWLARYAKYIDFETRGKRKVYFPSSVAVLREISGLRNAGKSSFEIEDELMRNHPLRPDPVDHPDVPPPEAGAESQALVRQVPAEEIAKIFNHEIQSLSSRLENYDQLNNHLRTGLRRIYLPMIVGFLVLFAVGLLAIVVSIAVIQNYNAKQTEAGRAAGAALNARLEAAAESLSSANRGDTDRILAAQAEKFDALMQQLSAERLNSANNLDKLRGEFLEERRQFAAEMEKVRQSLLAQKQSELQTLRADFERQLQERDQRLKQLQEKLAQTEDALSQLRNRPLEPAGEPDGPAAEAAPPATPAPIDN from the coding sequence ATGACCGAAGAAAAACAAGTGTACAGCGTCGCCGAGCTGGTCGACGCCGTCGGAGTGCCGCGGACCACGATCAACGACTGGCTGGCGCGCTACGCCAAATACATCGATTTTGAAACCCGCGGCAAGCGCAAGGTCTATTTCCCGAGTTCGGTCGCCGTCCTGCGGGAAATCAGCGGGCTGCGCAACGCCGGCAAATCCAGCTTTGAGATCGAAGACGAACTGATGCGCAACCATCCGTTGCGTCCCGATCCGGTCGATCATCCTGACGTGCCGCCGCCGGAAGCCGGAGCCGAATCCCAGGCGCTGGTCCGCCAGGTGCCGGCCGAAGAAATCGCCAAAATTTTCAACCACGAAATTCAAAGCCTGAGCTCCCGGCTGGAAAATTACGACCAGTTGAACAATCACTTGCGGACCGGCCTGCGGCGGATTTATCTGCCGATGATCGTCGGTTTCCTGGTGCTGTTCGCGGTCGGTTTGCTGGCCATCGTCGTCAGCATCGCCGTCATCCAGAATTACAATGCCAAACAGACGGAGGCCGGCCGGGCGGCCGGCGCGGCACTGAACGCCCGACTGGAGGCCGCCGCCGAGTCGCTCTCCTCGGCCAACCGCGGCGACACCGACCGTATCCTGGCCGCCCAGGCGGAAAAATTCGACGCGCTGATGCAGCAGTTGAGTGCCGAGCGCCTCAACTCGGCGAACAATCTGGACAAGCTGCGCGGTGAATTTCTCGAAGAGCGCAGGCAGTTCGCTGCTGAAATGGAAAAAGTACGCCAAAGTCTGCTGGCCCAGAAACAATCGGAACTGCAGACATTGCGCGCCGATTTCGAACGCCAGCTTCAGGAGCGCGACCAGCGGTTGAAACAACTGCAGGAAAAGCTGGCCCAGACGGAGGACGCTCTTTCGCAACTGCGCAACCGGCCGCTCGAACCGGCCGGCGAACCGGACGGACCGGCCGCTGAGGCCGCGCCTCCGGCAACCCCTGCTCCGATCGACAATTGA
- a CDS encoding DUF4091 domain-containing protein encodes MKFLFNFLFVCCLCQLAAAAPFRLMLPLPAEKAAGQFSLPAAELSQNDWQDYDFLVATVDNPADHPVELAIRLTLQNGERTSLDQENFLLQPGENQCRLAFNDTIRLLPVAEVTFSVLPPSQDAVKLTALQLETLDLEEKRQQLNRELEELQIPPGGMRLPAETNEQRSEYAAQLNDLRRIAANAVNVDELLTALRKARHFNADREVAELGIICEQYTVQEAIDLGLAGELTNRWFDPIDRIYRDRPLPPQSATGRCIEAARNETEAKQVAIYAVKDLNNLTFRLSGDLKSISNDVLPATAVKIYPVGYLRSDWTDYYAPGHGWTPDPLLEGLESFQLPRQTWQPFWLEVTIPADQAPGMYSGSLQIRADELGSVQTVPFQVKVWNFKLPQQNSLPTAVGRRYDTPAFLALAGNGQPPTGQLAEEWRQYLTGERDDGALSDDCRKLAEIMKRCEAEFLACRLPDSRIFNPDVIAETVLTAGSDDLCLFTVTAETDLDVRIAQLRQLVPALDQDDRYNRTYVFLDRSAPPDSAAKLKAAFPKLRLMSQTAVNHPAPPEVELSVTPLQDFLRLSSPIQAENTDSTWYSVARRPLPPGANWLLETPPAGTRLLTGLLAVKLKAGGFFHRPLLQWGNMVNDQFVPWRQPISGGPEIPPEQFGTTEFSADGFLLYPGVNGPLPSIRLKLVRDGLEDYEYLQLLYAVLRQAREGKIRLTKAQIAQLESLGAINDSLVKDATDYDRTGKQLMQLRSDIGDLLNEIGSNPKIQW; translated from the coding sequence ATGAAATTTCTGTTCAACTTCCTCTTCGTCTGCTGCCTCTGTCAATTGGCAGCGGCAGCCCCGTTCCGCCTGATGTTGCCGCTGCCGGCGGAAAAAGCGGCCGGCCAGTTCTCCCTGCCGGCCGCCGAGCTGTCGCAAAACGACTGGCAGGATTATGATTTCCTGGTCGCTACCGTCGACAATCCGGCCGACCATCCGGTCGAACTGGCCATCCGGCTGACGCTGCAAAACGGGGAACGCACGTCACTGGACCAAGAAAATTTCCTGCTCCAGCCCGGAGAAAACCAATGCCGCCTGGCGTTCAATGACACGATACGCCTGCTGCCGGTCGCCGAAGTGACGTTTTCGGTGCTCCCGCCCTCGCAGGACGCGGTGAAATTGACGGCGTTGCAACTGGAAACACTGGATTTGGAAGAAAAACGCCAGCAATTGAACCGGGAACTGGAGGAGCTGCAAATCCCGCCGGGCGGCATGCGCCTGCCGGCCGAAACCAATGAGCAGCGCAGCGAATATGCCGCGCAACTCAACGACCTGCGCCGGATTGCCGCCAATGCCGTCAATGTCGATGAACTGCTGACGGCGTTGCGCAAAGCGCGTCATTTCAATGCCGACCGGGAAGTGGCCGAACTGGGTATTATCTGCGAGCAGTACACCGTTCAGGAAGCCATCGATCTCGGGCTGGCCGGCGAACTCACCAACCGCTGGTTCGATCCGATCGACCGGATTTACCGCGACCGGCCGCTGCCGCCCCAATCCGCCACCGGCCGTTGTATCGAAGCGGCCCGGAACGAAACGGAAGCCAAGCAAGTGGCCATCTATGCCGTCAAGGATTTGAACAATCTCACCTTCCGGCTGAGCGGCGATCTGAAAAGCATCAGCAATGACGTACTGCCGGCGACCGCAGTCAAAATTTATCCGGTCGGTTATCTCCGTTCCGACTGGACCGATTATTATGCGCCCGGTCACGGCTGGACGCCGGATCCGCTGCTCGAAGGCCTGGAAAGCTTCCAGCTGCCGCGCCAGACCTGGCAGCCGTTCTGGCTCGAAGTCACCATTCCCGCCGATCAGGCGCCGGGCATGTATTCCGGTTCGCTGCAAATCCGGGCCGATGAACTCGGTTCGGTGCAAACCGTCCCCTTCCAGGTGAAAGTCTGGAATTTCAAGCTGCCGCAGCAAAATTCGCTGCCGACCGCCGTCGGCCGCCGTTACGATACGCCGGCTTTTCTGGCGCTGGCCGGCAACGGCCAGCCGCCGACCGGGCAACTGGCCGAAGAGTGGCGGCAATACCTCACCGGCGAGCGCGATGACGGCGCGTTGAGCGACGACTGCCGGAAACTGGCGGAAATCATGAAGCGATGCGAAGCCGAGTTTCTCGCCTGCCGGCTGCCCGACAGCCGGATTTTCAATCCGGACGTCATCGCCGAAACCGTCCTGACAGCCGGCAGTGACGACCTCTGCCTGTTTACCGTCACGGCGGAAACCGATCTCGATGTCCGGATCGCCCAATTGCGCCAGTTGGTTCCCGCTCTCGACCAGGACGACCGTTATAACCGGACCTACGTGTTTCTCGACCGTTCGGCGCCGCCGGACAGCGCGGCCAAACTGAAAGCGGCTTTCCCCAAATTGCGGCTGATGAGCCAAACCGCCGTCAACCATCCGGCGCCGCCGGAAGTGGAGCTGAGCGTCACCCCGCTGCAGGATTTTCTCCGGCTGTCTTCGCCAATCCAGGCCGAAAACACCGACTCCACCTGGTACAGCGTCGCCCGCCGGCCGCTGCCGCCGGGTGCCAACTGGCTGCTGGAAACGCCGCCGGCCGGTACCCGGCTGTTGACCGGCCTGCTCGCCGTCAAACTCAAAGCCGGCGGCTTCTTCCACCGACCGCTGCTGCAGTGGGGAAATATGGTCAATGACCAGTTCGTCCCCTGGCGTCAGCCGATCTCCGGCGGCCCGGAAATTCCGCCGGAGCAATTCGGAACCACCGAATTCAGCGCCGACGGCTTTCTGCTCTATCCGGGCGTCAACGGTCCGTTGCCGTCGATCCGCCTGAAACTGGTCCGCGACGGGCTGGAGGATTATGAATACCTGCAACTGCTGTACGCGGTGCTGCGTCAGGCCCGGGAAGGCAAAATCCGGCTGACCAAAGCCCAGATCGCCCAGTTGGAAAGTCTGGGCGCCATCAACGATTCGCTGGTCAAAGACGCCACCGATTACGATCGGACCGGCAAACAACTGATGCAACTGCGCAGTGACATCGGCGACCTGCTCAACGAAATCGGTAGCAACCCCAAAATACAGTGGTAA
- a CDS encoding DUF177 domain-containing protein, whose amino-acid sequence MIKLSIGLLEHQNVELVGEEPAAILDLGPESIYQAVAPLHYELQAKLITGGVLVSGIVSTRLRGECGRCLEAVECEVVNDDVCLFLTPGDAAELDITEDVRNEMLIELPINLLCRDDCHGLCPKCGVNLNEVACGCRPEGGAEASPWSALDGLSL is encoded by the coding sequence GTGATCAAGCTTTCCATCGGACTGCTGGAACATCAGAACGTCGAACTGGTCGGCGAAGAACCGGCGGCGATCCTGGATTTGGGGCCGGAATCGATCTATCAGGCGGTCGCGCCGCTGCATTATGAGCTTCAGGCCAAACTGATCACCGGCGGCGTGCTGGTATCGGGCATCGTTTCGACCCGGCTGCGGGGGGAATGCGGCCGCTGCCTCGAGGCTGTCGAGTGTGAAGTCGTCAATGATGATGTCTGTCTGTTTCTGACTCCGGGCGACGCCGCGGAGCTGGATATCACCGAGGACGTCCGCAATGAAATGCTGATCGAATTGCCGATCAATCTGCTCTGCCGGGACGATTGTCACGGTTTGTGTCCGAAATGCGGGGTCAATTTGAATGAAGTTGCCTGCGGCTGCCGGCCCGAGGGCGGTGCTGAAGCGTCGCCGTGGAGTGCGTTGGACGGATTGTCGCTGTAA
- a CDS encoding helix-turn-helix transcriptional regulator — protein MMNSMKLDFSRSVITSIVIHGSHGNRERVVPHLFADVKYYLIFNQEPVRLWVDGNVSEIPAYCCILWDNAHEVYYHGLTRSMWRGSWIFAQEEEVAREIAAGGIQVNTPYRFLYEDTALRYFWNLYEECTAYRESDDDIIRLWLRGLFLELRRIQNKGDGGGVRVPSPLLEARAFIEANLMNPELSLPRIAAVIHQAPNYFSRCFRAHFGMSPIQYLIVRRLELAKRYLQRTDLPVSEVARKVGYPDQFHFSKLFRQHVGVSPSQFRHEKACCPHGNAC, from the coding sequence ATGATGAATTCCATGAAATTGGACTTCAGCCGGAGCGTTATCACCAGTATTGTCATTCACGGGAGCCACGGCAACCGGGAACGGGTGGTGCCGCATCTTTTCGCCGATGTAAAATATTATCTGATTTTCAATCAGGAGCCGGTTCGGTTATGGGTGGATGGGAATGTCAGCGAGATTCCGGCATATTGCTGCATTTTGTGGGATAATGCGCATGAGGTCTATTATCATGGGTTGACTCGTTCAATGTGGCGCGGTTCCTGGATCTTTGCACAGGAGGAAGAGGTAGCCCGGGAGATTGCCGCCGGCGGTATCCAGGTGAATACCCCGTATCGTTTCTTGTATGAAGATACCGCGCTGCGCTATTTCTGGAACCTTTACGAGGAGTGTACGGCATACCGGGAGAGCGACGATGACATTATCCGATTATGGCTGCGCGGCCTTTTTCTCGAATTGCGGCGCATTCAGAACAAAGGCGACGGAGGCGGGGTGCGGGTGCCGTCGCCTTTGCTGGAAGCCCGTGCTTTCATTGAGGCGAATCTCATGAATCCGGAACTGTCGCTTCCGCGTATTGCTGCCGTGATTCATCAGGCGCCGAATTATTTCAGCCGATGTTTTCGCGCTCATTTCGGCATGTCGCCGATTCAATATCTGATTGTACGGCGCCTGGAGCTGGCCAAACGGTATTTGCAGCGTACCGATCTGCCGGTGAGTGAAGTGGCGCGCAAGGTCGGATATCCGGACCAGTTCCATTTTTCCAAGTTGTTCCGGCAACACGTTGGGGTATCGCCCAGCCAATTCCGGCATGAAAAAGCGTGTTGTCCCCATGGAAACGCGTGCTGA
- a CDS encoding type IV pilus twitching motility protein PilT: MRNIDSYLHTLLERKGSDLHFAADQPIRIRLNGRLEAIDETSYSPDDVEEAMQAICPPDRWEHFKQTHDLDFAYEIPEVARFRTNFFVNTNGPGAVLRHIPSRVTTLKELGMPKVMTDLCHIRSGLILITGPTGSGKSTTLAAMIDYINSNYYKHIITIEEPIEFVHANKRSFIVHREVGVHSPSFSQALLSAMRSDPDIVLIGEMRDLDTIRTGLSCAGMGMLVFATLHTNNAPKTIDRIIDAFPADEQAQIRTMLAESLRGIASQILCRRKAGGRVAAHEILLWNEGLPNCIREGQISNIRTIIESHKSEGMCSMDGSLRELMLAGVISAEEAYMKASDKKLFQQYVSFI, translated from the coding sequence ATGCGCAATATCGATTCATATTTGCATACCCTGCTGGAACGCAAAGGTTCCGATTTGCACTTCGCCGCCGACCAGCCGATCCGAATCCGGCTCAACGGCCGGCTCGAAGCGATCGATGAAACCAGTTATTCGCCGGACGATGTTGAAGAAGCGATGCAGGCCATCTGTCCGCCGGATCGCTGGGAACATTTCAAACAGACCCATGACCTGGATTTCGCCTACGAAATTCCGGAGGTCGCCCGGTTCCGGACCAATTTCTTCGTCAACACCAACGGCCCCGGCGCGGTGCTGCGCCATATTCCAAGCCGGGTGACGACGCTGAAGGAGCTCGGCATGCCCAAAGTGATGACCGATCTGTGCCATATCAGAAGCGGACTGATCCTGATCACCGGGCCGACCGGCAGCGGCAAATCGACGACGCTGGCGGCGATGATCGATTATATCAACTCCAACTATTACAAGCATATCATCACCATCGAGGAGCCGATCGAGTTCGTCCATGCCAACAAGCGTTCTTTCATCGTCCACCGGGAAGTCGGCGTCCATTCGCCGTCCTTCTCGCAGGCGCTGTTGAGCGCCATGCGTTCCGACCCGGACATCGTGCTGATCGGCGAAATGCGCGACCTGGACACCATCCGGACCGGATTGAGCTGCGCCGGCATGGGCATGCTGGTCTTCGCCACTCTGCACACCAACAACGCGCCGAAAACCATCGACCGGATCATCGATGCCTTTCCCGCCGACGAGCAGGCCCAGATCCGGACGATGCTGGCGGAAAGCCTGCGCGGCATCGCTTCGCAGATCCTCTGCCGCCGCAAAGCCGGCGGCCGGGTGGCGGCGCATGAAATCCTGCTGTGGAACGAAGGGTTGCCCAATTGCATCCGGGAAGGACAGATTTCCAATATCCGGACCATCATCGAATCGCACAAATCGGAAGGGATGTGCTCGATGGACGGTTCGCTGCGGGAACTGATGCTCGCCGGAGTCATTTCCGCCGAGGAGGCGTACATGAAGGCGTCCGACAAGAAATTGTTCCAGCAGTACGTTTCTTTCATTTAG
- a CDS encoding type IV pilus twitching motility protein PilT, whose protein sequence is MNLEVQWFIAVLVRNEVISQEEALELWEELGGESVQIEDYAQAILGMATDEPMSETEIQAIIDQMQQYVDEALDNAELGTAPELFAPPDTGVPFPPPRNPAGPAEPVPKAEEIPPPEESASLGAFGERITPEELFGSVLPSEPAEKEEAFPEPDGHLNLDTLPKLDKIANLSDEALQQLMMQLLQELRSQGASDLHLVAGAVPFVRHCLKLYTIGNRPLAPEDAYRLNTVLLNEEQLAKFQRQQDLLTATDMGHSRFRTSLLMHKDGIAGSYRLLPATIHPLIELGFLPPDIKVIEKLLDFPNGLILVTGPSGGGKTTTLASLVDIINHKRFDHIVAIKDPIEILHESVNCNITQREIGRHTADYHTALRAALREDPDIIACGELHDLETIENAVTAAETGHLVIGTLHTSDAANTLNRILDVFPPLQQPQVRAMAAGSLRGIICQRLLPALDGTLTVCYEILINTMAISNLIAEGKTHQLKAAMQTGSKSGMRSFDQCLIDKFKAGHISSEVAFDHMRDPEAIEILKQEVAIREAKKLMANRKKTR, encoded by the coding sequence ATGAATCTGGAAGTTCAGTGGTTTATCGCCGTGTTGGTCCGGAATGAGGTGATCAGTCAAGAGGAGGCGCTGGAGCTCTGGGAGGAGCTGGGCGGGGAATCGGTGCAGATCGAGGATTATGCCCAGGCGATTCTGGGCATGGCAACCGATGAACCGATGTCCGAAACCGAAATCCAGGCCATCATCGATCAGATGCAGCAATATGTCGACGAGGCGTTGGACAACGCCGAACTCGGCACAGCGCCGGAGCTGTTCGCTCCGCCTGATACCGGCGTCCCGTTCCCGCCGCCGCGCAATCCGGCCGGACCGGCAGAGCCGGTGCCGAAGGCCGAAGAAATTCCGCCGCCGGAAGAATCCGCCTCCCTCGGCGCTTTCGGAGAACGCATCACCCCGGAGGAATTGTTCGGTTCGGTGTTGCCGTCGGAACCGGCGGAAAAAGAGGAAGCCTTTCCCGAACCGGACGGCCATTTGAACTTGGACACGTTGCCGAAGCTCGATAAAATCGCCAATTTGAGCGATGAGGCGCTGCAGCAGTTGATGATGCAACTGCTGCAGGAATTGCGCTCCCAGGGCGCCAGCGACTTGCACCTGGTCGCCGGGGCGGTTCCTTTCGTTCGCCATTGCCTGAAATTGTATACCATCGGCAACCGGCCGCTGGCACCCGAGGACGCCTACCGGCTGAATACCGTGCTGTTGAACGAAGAGCAACTGGCAAAATTCCAGCGGCAGCAGGATTTGCTGACCGCCACCGACATGGGACACAGCCGGTTCCGTACCAGTTTGTTGATGCACAAAGACGGCATCGCCGGCAGCTACCGCCTGCTGCCGGCGACCATTCATCCGCTGATCGAGCTCGGTTTCCTGCCGCCGGACATCAAAGTCATCGAAAAGCTGCTGGACTTCCCGAACGGCCTGATTCTGGTCACCGGACCCTCCGGCGGCGGCAAAACCACGACGCTGGCGTCGCTGGTCGACATCATCAACCACAAGCGTTTCGACCATATCGTCGCCATCAAGGACCCGATCGAAATCCTTCACGAATCGGTCAATTGCAACATCACCCAGCGGGAAATCGGCCGCCATACCGCCGATTACCATACCGCGCTGCGGGCGGCACTGCGGGAAGACCCGGACATCATCGCCTGCGGCGAGCTGCACGACCTGGAGACGATCGAAAACGCCGTCACCGCGGCGGAAACCGGCCACCTGGTCATCGGCACGCTGCACACCAGCGATGCGGCCAATACGCTGAACCGGATTCTCGATGTCTTTCCGCCGCTCCAGCAACCGCAGGTCCGGGCGATGGCGGCCGGCAGTTTGCGCGGCATCATCTGCCAGCGGCTGCTGCCGGCGCTGGACGGCACCCTGACGGTCTGCTATGAAATTCTGATCAACACGATGGCGATCAGCAATCTGATCGCCGAAGGCAAGACGCACCAGTTGAAGGCGGCGATGCAGACCGGCAGCAAAAGCGGCATGCGCTCCTTCGACCAATGCCTGATCGACAAATTCAAAGCCGGGCATATTTCATCGGAGGTGGCGTTCGACCACATGAGAGACCCGGAAGCGATCGAGATTCTCAAGCAGGAAGTCGCCATAAGGGAAGCGAAAAAACTGATGGCCAACCGCAAGAAAACGAGGTAA
- the coaD gene encoding pantetheine-phosphate adenylyltransferase produces the protein MRTVLYPGTFDPLTNGHLDLIERASKLFDQLIVVVAINHEKNAMFTIEERVRIIEETCQHLPNVKAVAWHGLMVEALKCYQAKAVLRGLRAFSDFEYELQMALMNRSLEPSCETIFMMPTANNSFVSSRLVKEVAYLNGDYTQYLPPVVANALAAKLAGGEL, from the coding sequence ATGCGGACGGTTCTGTATCCCGGTACTTTTGATCCATTGACCAACGGCCATCTGGATTTGATCGAGCGGGCGAGCAAGCTGTTTGACCAGTTGATCGTCGTCGTGGCGATCAATCACGAGAAAAATGCGATGTTCACCATCGAGGAACGGGTTCGGATTATCGAGGAAACCTGCCAGCATCTGCCCAATGTCAAGGCGGTTGCCTGGCACGGACTGATGGTCGAAGCGCTGAAATGTTATCAGGCCAAAGCGGTCCTGCGCGGTTTGCGCGCTTTTTCGGATTTCGAATATGAACTGCAGATGGCGTTGATGAACCGCAGCCTGGAGCCGAGTTGTGAGACGATTTTCATGATGCCGACGGCCAACAACTCCTTCGTCAGTTCGCGGCTGGTCAAGGAAGTGGCGTATTTGAACGGGGATTACACCCAGTATCTGCCGCCGGTGGTGGCGAACGCGCTGGCGGCCAAATTGGCGGGAGGTGAATTGTGA
- the ribF gene encoding riboflavin biosynthesis protein RibF, producing the protein MTAKQVEEMTGQRRALLVVNHVCDLRSAHYRRIALAIGVFDGVHRGHQKLLQTLAELAAATGAKPVALTFHPHPRALLKPQEKPLLLLPLANRVELLHQYGAQAVVVKKFDQELATLSPQAFLDALLSIPELEIAGICVGSAWRFGHGGGGDCRLLAGYAAERRFRLEPVPELAIDGEIVSSSNIRRAVAAGRFSAAAAMLGRPFSLYGKVEHGHRLAGTALDHPTANLAVTDTILPPDGVYAARVNLEEGCFPAAVNIGVAPTFRYTASPRRVEVHVLDFHGNLYDASLQVELLQYLREERCFISPEELKKQIGSDIKAIRRTIEIR; encoded by the coding sequence ATGACAGCAAAGCAAGTTGAAGAAATGACCGGTCAGCGCCGGGCGCTGCTGGTCGTCAATCATGTCTGTGATCTGCGGTCCGCCCATTACCGGCGGATCGCCCTGGCAATCGGCGTTTTCGACGGCGTTCACCGCGGTCATCAGAAACTGCTGCAAACCCTGGCGGAACTGGCGGCCGCCACCGGCGCCAAACCGGTGGCGCTGACCTTTCATCCCCATCCGCGCGCCCTGCTGAAACCGCAGGAAAAACCGCTGCTGCTGCTGCCGCTGGCCAATCGCGTCGAACTGCTGCACCAATACGGCGCGCAGGCGGTGGTGGTTAAAAAATTCGACCAGGAACTGGCGACGTTGTCGCCGCAGGCATTTCTCGACGCGTTGCTGAGCATTCCGGAATTGGAGATTGCCGGCATCTGCGTCGGCAGCGCCTGGCGGTTCGGACACGGCGGCGGCGGCGACTGCCGGTTGCTGGCCGGCTACGCCGCGGAACGCCGATTCCGCCTCGAACCAGTGCCGGAGCTGGCCATTGACGGCGAAATCGTCAGTTCCAGCAACATCCGGCGCGCCGTGGCGGCCGGGCGGTTCTCGGCCGCCGCCGCAATGCTCGGCCGGCCCTTTTCGCTTTACGGCAAAGTCGAGCACGGCCACCGTCTCGCCGGCACGGCACTCGACCATCCGACCGCCAACCTGGCCGTCACCGACACCATTTTGCCGCCGGACGGGGTTTACGCCGCCCGGGTCAACCTGGAAGAAGGCTGTTTTCCGGCTGCGGTCAACATCGGAGTGGCGCCGACCTTCCGTTATACCGCCAGCCCGCGCCGGGTGGAAGTTCATGTGCTGGATTTCCACGGCAACCTCTACGATGCGTCGCTGCAGGTGGAGCTGCTGCAATATCTGCGGGAGGAGCGCTGCTTCATCTCGCCGGAGGAGTTGAAGAAACAGATCGGATCGGATATCAAGGCAATTCGCCGGACAATCGAAATTCGTTGA